In Epilithonimonas zeae, the DNA window TGTTTTTTTTTAATTTTCAAATTTTATCTATCTTTTTTATTTGATTTTTTTAGATTTTTTAAATTTTGAAGTTTTTTTTAAAACCATCGAGTTACACATAGCCCTGATGGTAACGGTTACCCCACAGCGATGGCGCGGAACGCAGTGGAGCGCCAGAGCGAGGAGTATGAGTGGACAGCAGGTTCACGGCTCCCAAATATTAATGATTTACATATCTTTAATCGATTAATACAACCTTTGGTTAGGTTCTAAATAAGTATCTTTGCAAAAAATTTTTAGAAATAATGGATAAATTCCAACTTAATACGATAGAAGAAGCACTGGAAGACCTTAAAAATGGCAAAATGGTCATTGTAGTAGATGATGAAGACCGTGAAAATGAAGGAGACCTCATCGCTGCTGCTGAACTGACTACACCTGAGATTGTCAATTTTATGGCAACTTATGCAAGAGGTTTGATTTGTATGCCGCTAACTGAAACGAGATGCGACGAATTGGAACTGCACTCTATGGTTTCGAATTCTACCGACCCAAAAGAAACGGCTTTTACTATTTCTGTTGACCTTCTTGGAAAAGGTGCTACGACGGGAATCTCCGCTGGTGACCGCGCCAAAACCATCCAAGCGATTATGGATTCTAACACAAAACCTGGCGACCTGATGCGACCTGGTCACATTTTCCCATTGCGTGCAAGAGAAGGCGGCGTTTTGAAAAGAGCAGGACATACGGAAGCGGCGGTTGATTTGACAAGATTGGCAGGACTGAAAGAAGGCGGCGTTATCTGCGAAATCCTAAATGAGGACGGAAGTATGTCGAGACTGCCACAACTTTTGGAATTTGGGAAGAAGCACGATTTGAAAGTGATTTCTATTGAAGATTTAATTCATTACAGAATCATGAGACAAGGCGATCTTGTGGAAAGAATAGAGGAACGTGATATCAAAACGCATTTTGGAGATTTCAAATTTTATGTTTTTGAGGAAAAACCGACGGAGCAAATCCATTACGCCTTAACAAAAGGAACTTGGTCTGCAGATGAATCTGTTTTGGTGAGAGTACAATCTTCAGGAACTTATTTTGACGTTTTCAGCAGATTGTCGAATGGCGAACATCCTTTGATGCAACAAGTAACCGATCTTATAAACAAAGAAGGAAAAGGCGCTGTGGTTTTTATCAACAATGTTTCTAACAAAGAAAATACGTTGAGCAGAATCAAACATTTCCTGAATTACCAGGACGGAACAAGTGAACAACCTACAATTGCGCCTAATTTCCGTGATTATGGCATCGGAACTCAAATCTTGAAAGACCTTGGAATTAACAAATTTAAAGTGATTACCCAGAATCCTAACATCAAACCGATTCTTTCCGGTTATGATGTGGAAGTGACTGAGATGGTTGCTTTATAGATTATTTTGAGAGAATAGACAGATAGATGATAGACTTTCATCTTATATCAATAAAAAACGCTCCAAAATAGGAGCGTTTTTTTATGTCTTGATTCTTTATCTTGAATCTACAAGTCTAATTCAGCCAAGCATTATTCTTAGGATTGATATCTGGAACAATGGATTGCGGATCCAATTTTACATTCGTAACTTCTTTTGTAGAATCGATTTGGAAAGTCCATTCCGTATTACGTTTCCAAACTTCAACAGGCAACTTCACAGTCTGCGTAGTTCCATCTTTAAAGGTTACAAGAACTATTGTCGGCATTGGTAATTGTCCAATATTTTCAACTGTAATTTGCGCGCCATTTTTGAAATCACCATTCACAGGTTTTACTGCTTTTACAGCTTGATCCACTTTCCATTTGTTCATAAACCAGCCTCTCCAAAACCAGTTCAGTTCTTCGCCGGAAACATTTTCCATTGTATGGAAGAAGTCCCAAGGTGTCGGATGTTTGAACGCCCATCTATGAACATAAGTTTTGAATGCTTTATCAAATTTTTCAGGACCTAAAATGGTTTCTCTCAAAATCCCTAACCCAACTCCAGGTTTGAAATAAGCCAAAACACCAATGCTTCTTTCTTTCATATTATCCGGACCAACCATAATCTGTTCAAAATTATCACTCTGAACAAATGGTCCAATCTTGCTGATATCTTGTTTGTGATAATATTCGCCTTTATTGAAAGCTTCCGTTGATAATTCATTAATAAAAGTATTGAAACCTTCATCCATCCAGGCAAAAACTCTTTCATTGGAACCAACAATCATAGGAAACCAAGTGTGACCAAATTCGTGATCCGTTACACCCCAAAGATCAGCACCTTTTGAATTTCTGTGGCAAAAAACGATTCCAGGATATTCCATTCCGCCTTCGTTTCCGGCAACATTAGTCGCTGCTGGATAAGGATACTCGAACCATTTTCCGGAGTAATGCTCTATAGCAGCTTTTGTATATTCTGTTGATCTTCCCCAAGCTTTGTCGCCTGCACTTTCTACAGGATAAGCCGAGATTGCTAGAGATTTTTTTCCGCTTGGAAGGTTGATTCTCGCGGCATCTATAATGAATGCAGAAGACGAAGCCCAGGCAAAATCTCTTGCTTTTTCTATTTTGAATTTCCAGGTTTTTGTTCCTGATTGATTTCCTTTACCTAATTCAGATTCTGGATGAATCATCACAGTTTTGTCACTTTTTCTAGCTTCATTCCAACGGTTGATTTCTTCTTTCGAGTAAACCTCTCTTTCATTCAATAATTCTCCCGAAGCTACAACGTAATGATTAGTCGGAACAGTAATATTTGCTGATAAAGTTCCGTATTCCAAATAAAATTCCGAAGCTCCTAAATATGGCAACGTGTTCCAACCCATTACATCATCATATACACACATTCTCGGATACCATTGCGCCAATGTGAAGATTTTTCCATTTTTGGTATCTTCAACTCCCATCCTGTCCGAACCGTATTTTGGAGAGAGAAAAGAATATTCTATTTTCAATTTTGCAACGCCGCCGTTCGCTTTCAAATCACTTGGAAGGTCAATCTGCATTCTGGTGTCTGTAACTGTATATTTTACATCTTTCCCGTCATATTTTACTGATTTGATTTTGTAGCCGCCATCAAAAGTCTCGCCGTGCGCACCGTTTCTACTTCCTGACAACGGAACTACAGCATTACCTCTGGAATCTTTAGCAAAGAGATTTTGGTCGAGTTGTAACCAAAGAAAACCCAGTTGGTCCGGACTGTTGTTGGTATAAGTAATTTCGGCCGACCCTGTTAATTCATTGTTAGATTCATTAAGACTGACATTCAGTTGATAATCGGCGGAGTTCTGCCAATATTTGTGTCCCGGCTGTCCGCTTGCCGAACGTGTTTCAGTTCCGGTCTGAGGATAGAAAAATGGTTTGAAGGCTTCTGTATAATCATACTTTGGAGATTCCTGAGCGTAAGAATTGCCGACAAAAGCAAATATCGCTACAGCAGAAATCAAATTAGGGAGTTTGAATTTCATTACGTAAAAAGATTTATAACATTTAAAAATAGGTAAAAAAAATCTCAAATTTGTTACAAACTTGAGATTAAATAAGGTTTATTTTTAAATCAATTCGATTTTTTTGCTTTTATCATTGCTTCCAGCATATCCCACATTTCCTGAGGAATATCCTCCAGCATATTGAACTCGCCAGCACCTTGCAGCCATTCGCCACCGTCAATAGTCACCACTTCACCATTCATATAAGCTGAATAATCGGAAACCAGATAAGCCGCAAGATTGGCTAATTCCTGATGTTCGCCAACCCTTCTCAACGGTACTTTCTTCTTCATATCGAACTTCTCCTGCAAATCTCCCGGAAGTAATCTGTCCCAAGCTCCTTTCGTAGGAAATGGTCCCGGTGCAATCGCATTGAAACGGATGCCATATTTTGCCCATTCAACCGCCAGACTTCTTGTCATTGCCAGAACGCCTGCTTTTGCGCAAGCCGATGGAACCACGTAAGCCGAACCAGTCCAGGCATAGGTTGTCACGATATTAAGAACTGTTCCCGGAACTTTATTATCTATCCAATATTTTCCAATGGACAATGTACAGTTTTTAGTTCCCTTCAAAACGATGTCTAAAATAGAATCAAAAGCAGAATGTGTCAATCTTTCTGTAGGTGAAATGAAATTTCCGGCAGCGTTATTTAAAAGAATGTCAATTCTCCCGAATTCTTTCAAAGTGGCTTCTTTCATCGACTCTACTTCTTCCCAATTTCGCACGTCGCAAGCCACGCAAAGCACTTTACCTCCTGTTTGTTCTCCTAGTTCTTTCGCGGTTCCCTGCAACTTTTCTAAATTTCGTGAAGTGATAACGACTTTTGCGCCTAATTCCAAAAAATATTTGGTCATAGCTTTACCAAGCCCGCTTCCGCCTCCCGTAACAATGGCCACTTTATCTTTGAGTGCGTCTTCGCGCAACATTGGTTGTGTATATAGATTCATATGTAGATGTTTATTGTTTTTAAAAGTCATATGCAATCGCTGTATCTTCATTGGACGTTTTGCTTCCCATCATGGCGATTTCATAATTAAAATTTAAAGGTTTGTGCCTGTGGTAAATTTAGATTTTTATTTTGTTTTGAGAATTAACAAAAGTTATGCGCAAAATATGAACGTCATACGATTGCGCCCCGGCTTGAACGGAGCTCTTTTTGCGGAACAGAGTGGAGCAAAAAAGCGGGAGTGGAAGACGGAAAAGGCGTCCAAAAATCTATCATCGTAGTTTTGGCTACAACAATCTTTGATTTGGTCACACCGTTCCGTTCATCATTTTTCAACTTTGTCTTGTAAATAATTAACCCTTTAAAAACAATCACAATGAGTACAAAAAAAGTATGGTTCGTAACCGGAGCCTCAAAAGGATTAGGTCTCACATTAGTTAAAAAATTATTATCCGACGGCTATTCTGTGGCAGCAACATCCAGAAATGTTTCGGAACTACAGAAAGTCATCAGCGCAGAAAATTCTGATTTTCTTCCATTGGAAGTAGATTTGGTTAATGAAGAGTCAGTTTCACTAGCGATTTCAAAAACGATTGAAAAATTCAGGAGAATCGATGTTGTGGTAAACAACGCTGGTTATGGCCAATTGGGAACTTTGGAAGAATTAACTGACCAGGAAAGCCGTCAGAATTTTGACACCAATGTATTTGGTTCTTTGAATATCATCAGAGCATCGATGCCGCATTTCAGAAATCAAAAAAGCGGAAACATCATCAACATTGCTTCGATTGGCGGATTATCCGGAGATTTTCCAGGTTGGGGAATCTACTGCGCTACGAAATTTGCAGTCGTTGGTTTTACGGAAGCTTTGGCCGCGGAGGTCAAAGAATTCAGCGTGAATGCAACGGTTGTTTATCCCGGCTACTTCAGAACCGATTTCCTGACCGGCGGTTCGCTTCGCACACCAGAAAATGAAATCGAGGCTTATACCACAGCAAGAAAACTTCAAGTAGCGCACGAGCAGGACATCAACGGCAATCAGCCTGGCGATCCTGAGAAAGCGGCTGTGGCGATGCTGGAACTGGTTGCAATGGAAAATCCACCCGTTCATTTGGTTTTAGGTTCGGATGCTTTTCAAATGGCGAACAACAAATTAAGTTCTCTTCAGAATGAAATTTCCGACTTCAAAACATTAAGTATTTCAACAGATTACTAACTTTGTAAGGCAACAGTTTTCGGATTGTTGCCTTTAATCTTATTAGATTATGAATAACAGAAAATTATATACGATTGACTCCGTTGCTGAATTTCATAGGATTTGCGGATTGTCTAAACCTCAACACCCAATGATTAGTTTGGTGGATTACAGCCAGGTGGAATATCAAATAGAGGAATCGGAAATCAGTTGGATTCAGGAATTGTATTTTATGGGTTTCAAGCGTGATATTCAGGGGAAATTGCATTACGGGCAGAGCCAGTATGATTTTGACGGTGGTTTGATGTGCTTCATTGCGCCGAGGCAATTGGTGAAAATGATTATCGACAAGTACGACACAAAACCGTCGGGCTACCTTTTGGCTTTCCATCCCGATTTTATCTGGAATACGCCTTTGGCAAAGACCATTCATAACTACAAATTTTTCGGTTATGATGTGAATGAAGCTTTGTTTCTTTCTGAAAAGGAGGAAGAAACATTGATTGGACTTTTCAAAGGCATCGAGCGAGAATATCAGTCAGGAATTGATGAATTTACTCAGAGTATCATTATTTCACAAATCGAAGTGATTCTGAATTATTGCGAACGTTTTTATCAAAGACAATTCATCACCAGAAAAAAGACCAATCATCATATTTTGGAGAAATTAGAAATCATCTTAGAAGATTATTTTAATGAAGATGTTATTGATAAAGGTTTGCCAACTGTGAATTACATTGCCGAACAACTGAATATTTCAACCAATTATCTCGGAAGTTTATTAAAACAATTAACCGGACAAACCACGCAACAGCACATCCACGAAAAACTGATTGAGAAAGCCAAAGAAAAATTGTCGACAACGGAGCTTTCCGTGAGTGAAATTGCGTATGAATTGGGGTTTGAACATTCACAGTCTTTCAGCAAATTGTTTAAAGCTAAGACCGATATTTCGCCGTTGGAGTTTCGGCAGTCGTTTAATTAGATTTTTATTCTCTCGTAGATTGGTGGATTTACCAGATAAATGAGTTTAAAATCTGCATTGCGTGAGATTAAATTTTGGTTAAAGCCAATCTTATTTTAAAATTATGAAACGAGCTAAAACCTACTCCTATTGATATTTACTTTTCAAAAACATCTTCTCTGATGTTTTTTTTATGTGTTCTTCCCCACTCCGAAAGTGCCATAATCACTGGTTTTAAAGTTCTGCTGTAATCTGTGGAAAGGTATTCTACCACAACCGGCGTCTGTTCGGCGTGCACTACCCTTTTGACGAAACCGTTCAGTTCCAGATCCTTCAGTTCATTTGACAAAACTCTTGCGGAAATCCCGGCAACGATTCTTTGCAGTTCGTTAAACCGAATGTTTCCGTGTTCCTGCAATGCAATGATGATTTTCAGTTTCCACTTTCCACCGATGACGTAAATCGCATCTTCTACAGAAGACAGGCTTTCCGTACATCTGGCTTTGGTTACAGGCTCTTCCAGTTCGATATTATTTTCCATAATGATTGTTAACTTACCCAAAGGTTACTACTAACCTTTTGTTCACTACTTACTTTTGATAAGCAAATGTACATAATTTTGCTGTAGAAATTTTAATCATTAAAAATGAGTTAGCTGAAAAGCAATTCTAAAAAAATTAAAAAATAATCATTTACATATGAAAAATGTACTTCACATCATCACAAGTCCTAGAAAAGATTTGTCTGCAAGCAGAAAATTAGGAAATGTAGTTATCGAAAAAATTCAGGAAAAATATTCTGATGCTGTCTTAAAAGAACGTGATCTTACGACAAACCCGACTCCACTTTTGGATGAGTCTCACATCAACACTTTTTTTACGCCGGCTGAAAACCATTCTACAGAGCAACAATCCATCAACAAATATTCTGAAGATTTGATTTCTGAATTAAAAGAAGCCGATATTATTGTTATCGATTCTCCAATGTACAATTTTTCCGTTCCTGCAACGCTGAGAGCTTATCTTGATTTCACTTCGAGAGCCGGATATACTTTTAAATATGACGAAAATGGACCAAAAGGCCTGTTGAATGACAAAAAACTATATATCGCTTTTGCCTCAGGAAATATTTATTCTGAAGGGCCTTTCCAAGTGTTTGATTCGAATGTTCCGTATATTAAAAATGTTTTTGGATTCTATGGAGTTTCGGATGTAAGTGTTTTCCGTGCTGAAGGTCTGGCAATTCCGGGAATTATGGAAAATGCTTTAGAAAAAGGAATTGACAGTATTGTGATTGATTAATTTCAAGTGATTGTTAGATAAATACTCTCTCGCAAATTGAGAAAATTTTACAGATTATTGTTTTTAAAATCTGCTTCATCTGCTCAATCTGCGAGAGATTTAAATTTTGGCTAAAGCTAATTTTGATTCTTAAAAATAAAAAACGGGCTAAAGCCCGTTCCTATTGATATAATTATTTCGCTATAATTTATTCCTGAACTTCAAAAAGCAATCGCTCCCCGAATTTTTCTTCATTAATTTTTCCGTTTTCGTAAACCAGATTTCCATTGACGAAAGTATGAGTAACTTTTGAATTGAAATTCATTCCTTCGAGTGGACTCCAGCCACATTTGTAAAGAATGTTTTCCTTATCAACTGTCCAGTTTTGATTTAAATCAACCAAAACCAAATCTGCTTTATAACCTTCTCTGATGAAACCTCTCTTCTCAATTCTGAACAAAATTGCAGGATTATGAGCCATTTTTTCAACAATTCTTTCCAGAGAAATTTTTCCATTTTTAAAATTCTCCAGCATTACCACCAAAGAATGCTGAACTAAAGGCGCTCCGGAAGGACATTTCGTATAAACATTTTGCTTTTCTTCCCAAGTATGTGGCGCGTGGTCTGTTGCAATCACATCAATTCTATCATCCAAAAGAGCTTCCCAAAGTCCGTCTTTATCTTTTAAAGTTTTTACCGCCGGATTCCATTTGATGAGGTTTCCTTTTGTTTCGTAATCTTCATTCGTGAAAGTCAAATGATGAACGCAAACTTCCGCAGTTATTTTCTTTTCTTTTAATGGAATATCATTTCGGAAAAGGTCAGTCTCAATATCCGTTGACAAATGGAAAACGTGAAGTCTAGCTCCTGTTTTCTTTGCCAATTCAATCGCCTTTGATGAAGATTTATAACAAGCTTCTTCACTTCTTATCAAATGATGGAATTTCACGGGAATATCTTCGCCATATTCATCCAGATATTTTTGGGTATTGGCTCTGATTGTTGCTTCGTCTTCACAGTGAACGGCAATCAGCATTTTGGTATTGCTGAAAATATTTTCCAGCGTTTCGGGATTATCAACCAGCATATTTCCCGTTGATGAACCTAAAAACAATTTGATTCCAGGAACATTTCTTGGATTTGTTTTTAAAACTTCCTCAAGATTATCATTCGTTCCGCCCATCATAAATCCGTAATTGGCAAAAGATTTTTGCGACGCAATTTTGTATTTATCAGCCAACAATTCCTGAGTTACCGCATTTGGAACCGTGTTAGGTTGCTCAATGAAACTTGTTGTTCCACCTGCGATTGCAGAACGGGATTCAGATTCTATATCACCTTTGTGTGTCAAGCCCGGCTCACGGAAATGAACCTGGTCATCAATTACTCCAGGCAAAAGATATTTTCCGGAAGCGTCAATAATCTGGTCAGCTTCTTCATTAATATTGGAATATATTTTAGAAATCAAATCGTTTTCGATAAGAATATCACTTTGGATAATTTTTCCTTCGTTTACGATTTGAGCATTTTTTATTAGGATTTTCATTTTACTTTTTTAGACAGAAACAAAATTAAGTTTTTGAAAATGATTACTCCAAATATTTGAAGTATTAAATCAGCGCAAAAATTATTTGACTAAATTGCTTCAAAATTCCAAAGAATGTCTCCGAGAAAATACATTTTAATTCTACCCGTTTTATTCACTTCATTATTCAGTTCCCAAAAATTAGAAAACCTCTCGAAATTCGTAAATCCAATCATCGGAACCGAAAAAATGGGACACACTTTTCCAGGCGCAACCGTTCCATTTGGCGCTGTTCAGCTGAGTCCAGAAACCGATTCGCTTTCTTATGAAGTTAACGGAAAATATAATCCTGACGTTTATAAATATTGCGCTGGTTATCGCTATGAAGACAAAACGATTGTCGGATTTTCGCACACGCATTTCAGCGGAACCGGACATTCGGATTTGGGCGATTTTTTGATAATGCCGACAGTTGGAAAGTTAAAATTAAATCCCGGAACTGTTCAAAATCCGGGAAGTGGATTTCGTTCCAGATTTTCTCATCAAAACGAAAAAGCGGAAGCCGGCTATTACAAAGTGAAGCTTGACGATTATAATATTCTGGCTGAAATGACGGCTACTACAAGAGTTGGCGTTCATCAATACACCTTTCCGAAATCCGATGACGCACATATTATTTTGGATTTGATGGCAGGCATTTACAATTACGATGACAAAAATGTCTGGACTTATATAAGAATTGAAAACGACCACAGAATCACAGGTTACAGACAAACAAATGGCTGGGCAAGAACGAGAACGGTTTATTTCGCAATGGAATTTTCGAAACCATTCAAATCTTATGGTCAGAAAAATTTTGATTCGAAACAAGCTTACCGAGGTTTCTGGAGAAAGTGGAATCAGGACGATAATTTCCCCGAGATTGCAGGAAAGAAAATCAGAATGCATTTTGGTTTCGATACTCAGGAAAATGAGAAAATTCAAATCAAATTTGCGATTTCGCCAGTTAGCCAAGCCAATGCTTTGGGAAATTTAACCAAAGAAACGCCGGATTGGAACTTCGAAAAAATAAAATCTCAAGCTCAAAACGATTGGAATAAAGAACTTAATAAAATCGTTGTCAACACACTTTCCGAAGATGACAAAGTGAATTTTTACACGGCGATGTACCACACATTCATCAATCCAACCACTTATATGGATGCGAATGGCGAATACAAAGGTCTTGACCAAAATGTACATCAAGCCAAAGGTTTTACGAATTACACCACGTTTTCACTTTGGGACACTTACCGCGCTTTGCATCCGTTTTTCAATATCATTCAGCCAAAACGGAACAATGATATGACCCAGTCGATGATGGCGCATTACGACCAATTCAGTTTGAAAATGTTGCCTGTTTGGTCACATTATGCGAATGAGAACTGGTGTATGAGCGGTTATCATTCGGTTTCACTGATTGCTGATGCGATTATCAAAGGAACTTACACCGGAAATCCGGAGGAAGCTTTGAAGGCTTGTATTGCGACTTCCAAAAAAAGAAATTACGAAGGCATCGGCGAATACATCGATAAAGGTTACATCTCTGCGGAGAAAAACGGGACATCGGTTTCCAACACTTTGGAATATGCTTATGACGATTGGGCCATTGCTCAAATCGCTAAGAAATTAGGCAAAACTGATATTTATAATGAATATCTGAAACGTTCCGAAAACTGGAAAAACGTTTTCGATAAATCGATTGGTTTTATGAGACCGAGATTATCTGACGGAAGTTTCAAAAAAGAATTTGATTTGATGAGTACGCACGGACAAGGCTTTATCGAAGGAAATTCCTGGAATTACAGTTTCTTCGTTCCGCACAATCCTGAGGAATTAATGAAAGTTATGGGTGGGAAAAAGAAATTCGGGGAAAATCTTGATGAATTATTTTCAATGCATTTGCCTGACGCGTTTTTTGCTGATACGGAAGATATTACTCGAGAAGGCATTATCGGCGGATATGTTCACGGAAACGAACCTGCGCATCACGTCGCTTATCTTTATAATGTTGCAGGACAACCTTGGAAAACGCAGGCTCAAATCCGAAAAATCCTGACAATGCAATACAAAGCAAAACCAGATGGATTGGGCGGAAATGACGATTGCGGGCAGATGAGCGCGTGGTATATTTTCAGCAGTTTGGGATTCTATCCTGTTTCGCCGGGTTCGGATGAATATTGGATTGGAAGTCCGAATATCGTCAATGCAAAACTGAATTTGGAGAACGGAAAAACTTTTGAAATCGAAGCCAAAAATCAATCAGAGAAAAATATTTACATCGAAAGAATCGAGCTGAACGGAAAACCATTTGAAGGCTACAAATTGAAGCACGACGATATTATGAAAGGTGGAAAATTGGTTTTCTTTATGAATTATAAGCTGAAGAAATAAATCGGATTCTTGTAATAATAGATTATTTTTGCAAAAATTTTTGAATTGAAGAAGCTTCTCGGACAAACTGCGCTTTATGGATTAACAACTGTGATTATCAGACTGTTTCCATTTGTAATTAATCCAATTATTACAAGAACTTTCGGTCCTACAGCCTATTCACCTTTTGCTGATTTTTATTCCGTAGCTGGCGTTATCGCTGTACTTTTGACGCACGGAATGGAAACCACATTTTTTCGCTTTGCCCTTGATGAGAAAGATGACAGAAAATTGATTTCGACTTCATTTTTCAGTGTTTTAACAGTAACATTAATCTATTTAATTTTCACATTACTTTACAGGCAACCATTGGCGAATGCTTTTAAAACGCCTGACCAAGTAGATTTGCTGGCAATTCTTACTGTGACTTTAGCCTTGGATGCTTTTTGCGCAATGCCTTTTGTAATGCTAAGGAAAAACGAACGACCATTAAAATATGCCGGAATCCGAATCACAAACGGAATTATAAATTTTCTTTTAGTTGTATTTTTCATCATCATTCTTCCAAAATATCCGGACGGAATTTTTGGGTTGAAATACAGTCCGGAGTTTGGAATCGGTTACGTTTTTGTCGCGAATCTGGTTGCAAGTGCTGTCACTTTTTTGATGCTGTCACAAGAATTACTAATCGCAAGGATAAAGCATTTCTCTTGGGAACTTTGGAAAAAAATGATCAAATATTCCTGGCCCATTACGATTGCCGGTTTAGCTGGAATCATCAACGAAACATTTGACAGACAGTTTCTTAAATTTCTTTTACCAGAAGAAATCGGAAGACACGAATTAGGCGTTTACGGTGGTGTTGCGAAGGTTGTGACTTTTGTTATTCTTTTTAGACAAGCTTATTCTTTAGGAATTGAACCTTTTTTCTTTAGTAATTCAAAAAACAAAAATGCCAATCAAACTTATGTCAGATTAATGGATATTTTCATTGCAATCAACTGTCTGATTGTTTTGTTCCTATCTGTCAATCTCGACTGGATCGCAAAAGTTTACATCAACAATCCGGAATATTACGAAGGTATTTCAATTCTTCCTATTCTGTTTTTTGCCAGCTTATTTTTAGGTATTTATCTTAACCTTTCGATTTGGTATAAATTGACTGACAAAACGATTATCGGTGCATACATCTCTGCAATTGGCGTTTTAATAACCATAGCTATTAATTTTTATTTCATTCCAAAATATGGTTACTGGGCTTCGACTTGGGCAACCATTGCGAGTTACTTTGCTATGATGGTTATCTCGTACATTTGGGGACATTACAAATACCCGATTCCTTACAATATTTATAAAAATATAACTGTGATTCTGATCACAATGGTAGTGTCTCTGGCATATTACCAATATTTAAAAGAAA includes these proteins:
- a CDS encoding GH92 family glycosyl hydrolase; the encoded protein is MSPRKYILILPVLFTSLFSSQKLENLSKFVNPIIGTEKMGHTFPGATVPFGAVQLSPETDSLSYEVNGKYNPDVYKYCAGYRYEDKTIVGFSHTHFSGTGHSDLGDFLIMPTVGKLKLNPGTVQNPGSGFRSRFSHQNEKAEAGYYKVKLDDYNILAEMTATTRVGVHQYTFPKSDDAHIILDLMAGIYNYDDKNVWTYIRIENDHRITGYRQTNGWARTRTVYFAMEFSKPFKSYGQKNFDSKQAYRGFWRKWNQDDNFPEIAGKKIRMHFGFDTQENEKIQIKFAISPVSQANALGNLTKETPDWNFEKIKSQAQNDWNKELNKIVVNTLSEDDKVNFYTAMYHTFINPTTYMDANGEYKGLDQNVHQAKGFTNYTTFSLWDTYRALHPFFNIIQPKRNNDMTQSMMAHYDQFSLKMLPVWSHYANENWCMSGYHSVSLIADAIIKGTYTGNPEEALKACIATSKKRNYEGIGEYIDKGYISAEKNGTSVSNTLEYAYDDWAIAQIAKKLGKTDIYNEYLKRSENWKNVFDKSIGFMRPRLSDGSFKKEFDLMSTHGQGFIEGNSWNYSFFVPHNPEELMKVMGGKKKFGENLDELFSMHLPDAFFADTEDITREGIIGGYVHGNEPAHHVAYLYNVAGQPWKTQAQIRKILTMQYKAKPDGLGGNDDCGQMSAWYIFSSLGFYPVSPGSDEYWIGSPNIVNAKLNLENGKTFEIEAKNQSEKNIYIERIELNGKPFEGYKLKHDDIMKGGKLVFFMNYKLKK
- a CDS encoding dihydroorotase, which translates into the protein MKILIKNAQIVNEGKIIQSDILIENDLISKIYSNINEEADQIIDASGKYLLPGVIDDQVHFREPGLTHKGDIESESRSAIAGGTTSFIEQPNTVPNAVTQELLADKYKIASQKSFANYGFMMGGTNDNLEEVLKTNPRNVPGIKLFLGSSTGNMLVDNPETLENIFSNTKMLIAVHCEDEATIRANTQKYLDEYGEDIPVKFHHLIRSEEACYKSSSKAIELAKKTGARLHVFHLSTDIETDLFRNDIPLKEKKITAEVCVHHLTFTNEDYETKGNLIKWNPAVKTLKDKDGLWEALLDDRIDVIATDHAPHTWEEKQNVYTKCPSGAPLVQHSLVVMLENFKNGKISLERIVEKMAHNPAILFRIEKRGFIREGYKADLVLVDLNQNWTVDKENILYKCGWSPLEGMNFNSKVTHTFVNGNLVYENGKINEEKFGERLLFEVQE
- a CDS encoding lipopolysaccharide biosynthesis protein, whose protein sequence is MKKLLGQTALYGLTTVIIRLFPFVINPIITRTFGPTAYSPFADFYSVAGVIAVLLTHGMETTFFRFALDEKDDRKLISTSFFSVLTVTLIYLIFTLLYRQPLANAFKTPDQVDLLAILTVTLALDAFCAMPFVMLRKNERPLKYAGIRITNGIINFLLVVFFIIILPKYPDGIFGLKYSPEFGIGYVFVANLVASAVTFLMLSQELLIARIKHFSWELWKKMIKYSWPITIAGLAGIINETFDRQFLKFLLPEEIGRHELGVYGGVAKVVTFVILFRQAYSLGIEPFFFSNSKNKNANQTYVRLMDIFIAINCLIVLFLSVNLDWIAKVYINNPEYYEGISILPILFFASLFLGIYLNLSIWYKLTDKTIIGAYISAIGVLITIAINFYFIPKYGYWASTWATIASYFAMMVISYIWGHYKYPIPYNIYKNITVILITMVVSLAYYQYLKENIWLGNVIFLILATFLLRKEKLIPAKILNKLGIK